The genomic stretch AAGGTCCATTTATTCTTTCATAactcattttttattgtttagtaATGCTTGCATTACATACCTGAGGACTTTATATTTTGTGCTTGCACACACAGACCAAATGTTGTGGACGATCTGCTGAAACTAGCGAAGCAGTTTGACTTCAACATGAACCAGCAGGATGAAGCTCATCTCCAGATCAGGCAGCAGAACCCTGTGGAAGCTATGGACGAGGACCAAGAGCTGTTTAATGATGAGAGCCGTTCACCACCTTCATCGCAGGACGACTCTGTAGCTGCGAGAGCATTGCAAGGGTTGGAGGAGGTTGAAAACATTGGTGATAACAGTCATACGGGCGATTTGGCTCTTGTGCAGGAAATGGAGGATGATCTGGACTTGCTTTTTGATGGATCTACACAGCAAATCAGTGGATGTCTCAGCCAGGGTTGGAGCGGCCATTCTAAAACGAGCCAGGGTACAGCAGCTGTGAATGTGAACTGCACCGATGGAACACATGAAGACTTAGCAGTGTGTGCTACTAATGTTCCTGCTTTCACAACAACGCACAGATATCAAAGTCATGCTGCTGGAGTGGATGTTGCCTCTGAAGCTGGTATTGATAATGTTTCTGTTGCCACCGTAACTCACAACCACAATAAGCAAATGTGCAGCGCTGATGATTTTGATGATGACTGGACCAATGATGGTTTACTAGACGACTCACTGGTGCTGGAGATGACACAAAACCCTCAGCTTTTCACCGCCCCTCAACACAGCTCCACCCAGAAACAAATCATCACAAATGAAGGCAGTAGTTTAATCAAGAACAAAAATGGCATTTACCAGCACCAGAAAGCAAGCTATGAAGTAGAAGATGGCTCATCGCAAGGGCTAAAGCAAAAGCTCAAAAGCAGGCAGACCTTTCAGCTTGGTCAACAGTGCAACTTTAACGGTTTTGGGTCTGGAGGACCTGTGCGGAGCAGTCAACAGAGACTAATTCCTCCCTCCAGCCAGGCTCCAGTTGTGAATATGTCAAATTCAGACCAGCGGCAgtgtaatgtatttaaaactGGCAGCCAGCCACAGGACCCAAAAAGGGGAGTTCCAACTGGGATTAAATCTTCACTGGGATCTACTTCTTCATCCAGATTAGTTACTACACCTTCCACTTTCTGGCTTGATAAGagcactaaagccatggaggaGAAGCAGAACCAAATTCCCACAGAAGAACACACCCTCAGCGACATCGCGGATGAGGACCTGGACTCCATCTGCGCTTCGGATGACATCTGGGACGATGGAGCAGATGATGATGACATGTTTTGTGAAGCGTGCAACAGCGTGGACGTATTTAGAGCTGATTCTGAGTCTGTTGCAAAGACGACAACAAAGAACAACAGCATTCAGAGCAGGACTCTTGTGTCTGGTAAAAACACAATTGCTAACATGTCCCCTATATCTAGCAGGGCGTATGTCAAGCCACATCCACCTAACCCCTGGAGTGATATTAGCAATGCTGCTGGCAAGCAGAATGGTTTCAGCACAAGCACTTCATTGCATTCACAGAAACCTGTCCTCCAACCATCCAACGCACTTAAATACGGGAGCACACCTGTGGGAAATACAGTGGACGATAGCATGGACCCTTCCAGTAGTTTGTGTAAAGCGTCTTACAAAGTCACTCATATTAAAAACACTTCAGGAGCAGTCAGCGAGAGCCATGTTATAACTTCTAAACAATTTTTCAACCAGTCATCAGCACTAGATGAGCAACAGTTCAGAAAgccttacagcacctttaattcTACAGCTGCTGTCACCAAAGGTATTTCCTTTctatccatttatttttaagctCTAGTGGTAACTAGTGAATGTTTAGATGTGTACAGTGCCTTTCAAACCTTTGGAATCTGTATCATATTCTCTGGTAACATTTGTTACATAATATACATAACATATAttgattatataataataataataataattatgcaCAAGAAGCTGTAAAAGTTTGACATTTGTGTTAGGATTGATTTGTTATATTGTATATTGACTTTCTTTTAACACAGCTTAGAGGAAGTTTCAAACAGTAAGTTAATGAACTACTGCAGAGCAGCTGGAATAAAAAGTTTTAAAGagacactagataatatttttgccttcgaattacagctttaaaatcattgtgatgcttcactgagctgaaaaatggagaatagggcctctgtcgttgctactgtgggctcagcactgcagaaaccacactatgtaatTTGCAGAAGATGGTAGGAAAAAAAcaccctcccccttgatttcagaacagtgctgtagcAGTGAAATTTTCTCTACAACTGTAGGGGAGCATAGAAGCAAAAATACCTTTGGTAGTATGTGCTTGAAATGGAAATGTGCTTTATTTTGTCATTGCACAACAATGGATTTACTACAACCattgcagtgaacacacacacacacacatagacacttGGTGCACTAGGAACaatgagcgcacacacacacacccctggagcagtgggcagcTATTCATATATCAATTGAGCATATACTCAATGTAGTATGAGcctgaattaaaataaagtaatgtTGGGATCAGTCATTACAAGAGATTGATTATGAATGATCTTTACCAGTTCTTAATCAGTCTGAAAACTAACCTCtggatgaatgtatgtatgGTTTGAAAGAATTAAAATGCAGTTGCAGAATAACAAATGCATGAGGATATCTGACTAGGGTTTTTGGGTTTTTCCAGACTTCAGTGCGCCCGTGGCTGTCGTGGGCAGCAGGTGCAGTGATGCTGAGATTGAGAGGAAGAGGCAGCAGGCCATAGAGAGGAGGAGACTGAGGATGACAAGCAGTCAGAGCCTCCGCCCTCCGATATGATACCACACCGTATCACCAGGAGGAAAGAACCCTGAGAAGACCTGCTGGGGCACAGGCAGCCACCATCAGTTGTGTTTACTATAACACCTGAGTCTGATAAGGTACTGTTCCTTTCCACTTGGGAAACTAGAGTCTCTGGCAGAAAAAACATCAAGCGTTATCTGACAGTACTCGAGCTGGCCTTCCTTTGCTACAGCTTTCACCTGCCACTTAGTTCTTGATTAGCTGCACTTTTCTGTCTAAATGTaggctggattttttttttttagttactTTACTGATAATGTCCTAAATTCTctaatttgtttaaatgttttttctctCCCTGTACATATTTGAAAAAAAGAGATGCAAGCCGCAAAATGCACTCataatgtaatgtataatttatatttcaGTTCAAACTGTTGAACATTTTATgtgctctttatttttaaaataataaaaaatatatcctGTGTTCTTCCTGTTCTTTGAAGAACTAAAAATTAATCTTGTGTGAAATGTGGGTGTCTTGTTTTCAAGCTTTGTTTTTGGTATGCAAAGTACACAGTGCATTAAAAATCCTGGGCTTGCAACCACTAGGTTTACTCTAGATGTGTTGATTGTTCATGTGTTGATCAATTACTTGTAAGTGATTTTATCGAAATATTAggccttaaaggctaagcaccagctctatgaaagtgtcaaacaaataaatacagtggaatttgagttcctaacttgtgtttattgatagttagaaaacatgttatttcttactaattcaaggaataaggtttaaaagactgttggtccccctcccaacggtgttcggaaactctaataggcgtcttgcctgtgacgtagatggtggtgttagttaacgttagcttgtcttgctaaactcggtggctcagattatactcggctgcgtagctgcattacggaggtttatagtgtcggatgaattcgagttcgacttcgatcacatttacaagaataacggtacctctacatttgagtttagcttattgctagactattgtcatgaataatgttggttatttagctatcagctagatactgtcataacagtctgtcataacggtgtttaACGCGGCGTTCAGcggttgtccaccagtgacgtcacacggCTGCGTCCAAGAagttccgtagcgagctcgggtttttccgtcaatttaataaaattgtccgttttaaagcaaattaagctgctattttcattttaattcatacttatatatgtcagtaactaaaataatgtgaaatattcatggaggtccattaagtggtgcttagccttttaAGTTCATCTTCTAAAATCCTAACTAACTAAGCTTCTATTTGTGTTGGATCAAGgcttttgtcaaaataccacatagatcgaacaccacagcagcattctgcCCATGACTAAACAGCCCTGAACgaccagtttcagcacctgttcctttaaataataatgagccacagctcagttcagtgcaagagcccagcagtgaggagccgggagcagaagctctgtttttttttgtcctttttctcttggttctctttcttttccattctcattttctccatatttaatcaatACTCATGCTCCTCCAtgattgtgtttgtgattgttttgctccatttaacctgGTCCTTGTGGTCTCACAAACACGATTGCACATTCTCAGTTGAGGAAGTGGCACCTGCTGTTTAGGTAATGTCTGTTTTCTACGGCATGGTTTCTACTCGGCTTGGCtctgcactgattttttttagtttttccaCTAGGCAAATCTTATACCTGATTCCTGACAGTGCATACTTTTTTTTGTTACAGCTTGTTTTGGTTCCAAGCAAACAGGGTAGGGACTAAATGTAATGTGCAAAGCACTAATTGTCCAGTTGTTTTTTCCAAAGCCTgcggttcccattagagacagtGTTTCGCGAcgtcaccagctacattttggTGCTGGGGCCATTTTACTGGAAAACCAATCAGGGTCCAAGTGAGTAGAGAGCAGTCAGTGGAAAAATGCCAAAAGCAAcgagcagcacaaaatcagactCGTTTTATCCAGACTTAGTTAGATCACAACAAAATGACAGGGTATGTGTTGGTAGGAGCACCACATTtccaaattaatgtgctaatgcagccaaaatatatattttttcttatatcccctttaataattaataacatttgGACAGCTATCAAGTCTGCTGCTCTAGACAGCCCGAGGTGGGCCCAGGTGAAGTGTCctgaggtaggtgtgtgttctctgtaactCACTGACACCTGTGTGACGCTGCAGACTGTGGCACACCTGATCAGACCTGAAAACTGAGCAGCCTTATCAGGACGCAGGAGTGTAACTGTAGccaacacacaacactgtcagggcaaaaaaatataaaacacaccGTGTGCTGCGGTCGCTTTCGTGGCCAGGTTGTTCTGTTTGGCCCTGTACAGTGGTGTGTATTATGTTTGCACTGGAGAATGTTGTATGT from Hoplias malabaricus isolate fHopMal1 chromosome 2, fHopMal1.hap1, whole genome shotgun sequence encodes the following:
- the etaa1a gene encoding ewing's tumor-associated antigen 1 encodes the protein MERGKEKGFSLRGAAEQKHRDQGNDGSETPVQNKPRINRLKRSPRTSSTQAHSQEPPKTVPDFKTPTRLPTHLKGRFRSSTNDESPNHDSECQHDIIWDPNSPATPCRNGRGRRRARNVKLVDISEIVNRIAPKSTRPEETDSSLLQWIGDSAVPCTPEVQGPRTKPRSARPNVVDDLLKLAKQFDFNMNQQDEAHLQIRQQNPVEAMDEDQELFNDESRSPPSSQDDSVAARALQGLEEVENIGDNSHTGDLALVQEMEDDLDLLFDGSTQQISGCLSQGWSGHSKTSQGTAAVNVNCTDGTHEDLAVCATNVPAFTTTHRYQSHAAGVDVASEAGIDNVSVATVTHNHNKQMCSADDFDDDWTNDGLLDDSLVLEMTQNPQLFTAPQHSSTQKQIITNEGSSLIKNKNGIYQHQKASYEVEDGSSQGLKQKLKSRQTFQLGQQCNFNGFGSGGPVRSSQQRLIPPSSQAPVVNMSNSDQRQCNVFKTGSQPQDPKRGVPTGIKSSLGSTSSSRLVTTPSTFWLDKSTKAMEEKQNQIPTEEHTLSDIADEDLDSICASDDIWDDGADDDDMFCEACNSVDVFRADSESVAKTTTKNNSIQSRTLVSGKNTIANMSPISSRAYVKPHPPNPWSDISNAAGKQNGFSTSTSLHSQKPVLQPSNALKYGSTPVGNTVDDSMDPSSSLCKASYKVTHIKNTSGAVSESHVITSKQFFNQSSALDEQQFRKPYSTFNSTAAVTKDFSAPVAVVGSRCSDAEIERKRQQAIERRRLRMTSSQSLRPPI